From one Gossypium hirsutum isolate 1008001.06 chromosome D08, Gossypium_hirsutum_v2.1, whole genome shotgun sequence genomic stretch:
- the LOC107912234 gene encoding uncharacterized protein, with protein MEVYGKTMAAAPANVIFLSTILGRDGPFPVHKCDWKCQNEHVCGNMYRCKLTGTTHICDKNCNQRILYDNHSSLCRASGQVFPLSQAEEQVIRGVRRKLDADNFPPSDSCGFKRRRDAQIRPSPFERSFSAVSPICSQVGDGMDLS; from the coding sequence ATGGAGGTATACGGCAAAACCATGGCTGCTGCCCCTGcaaatgttatttttttgtctACTATTCTAGGCCGTGACGGGCCTTTTCCTGTTCACAAATGCGATTGGAAATGCCAAAATGAACATGTTTGTGGCAACATGTATCGCTGCAAACTAACAGGAACCACACATATCTGTGACAAGAACTGTAACCAGAGAATTTTGTATGATAACCATAGTTCCCTTTGCCGGGCAAGCGGCCAGGTCTTTCCGCTTTCTCAAGCTGAGGAACAGGTGATCAGAGGCGTCAGGAGGAAGCTTGATGCTGACAATTTCCCACCCTCTGATAGCTGTGGTTTTAAGCGCAGACGTGATGCGCAGATTCGTCCTTCTCCTTTTGAGAGATCTTTCTCTGCTGTTAGTCCCATCTGCAGCCAAGTTGGAGATGGCATGGACTTGAGCTAG